The genomic window TCGCTGTATCACACATATCAAACGTCTTCGGAGCAGAAAATCATGTAGATGAAATAGTAGATGTAGCACATGAAAACGATGCGTTAGTTGTCTTGGATGCAGCTCAGAGCGCTCCGCATATGCCTCTAGATGTTGAGGAACTCGGGGTTGATTTCTTGTGTTTTTCAGGGCATAAGATGCTTGGTCCATCCAGTATAGGAGTTCTATATGGTAGGAGAGAGCTTCTTCAGGATATGGAACCTTATCAGGTCGGTGGAGGAATGATCAAATCAGTTCAGAAAAATAATGTGGCGTATGAGGATGCTCCGGAGAAGTTTGAGGCCGGTACTGAAAACGTTGCCGGTGCAGTCGTCTTAGCGGCAGCAATAGAATACTTGGAGGAAGTTGGAATGGAGGAAATCTATAGCCATGACAAAGAACTGGCCGGAATTATGATTGAAGAACTGAAACAGATCGAAGGAGTAAATGTTTTATCTCCGGACGATGCCAGCCTGGTTTCATTCACGGCTGACTGGGCGCATCCGCATGACATCGCAGAGGTTTTGAACCAGCACGGAGTTGCTGTCAGAGCAGGCAACCACTGTGCTCAACCCCAGATGGAGGAACTCGGCATAACTGGTACCACTCGGGCAAGTCCTTACCTCTACAACACAGAAGAAGATGTGGAAAAATTCCTAGAAGCGGTCAAGGATGCGAAGGAAGCATTTGAGGTGTGAATCATGTATCGTGAAGAAATCATGGATCACTACAAGAGACCAAGGAATACAGGGAAACTGGATACAGAGTACGAGGCAGAAGGAGAGAACGCTAGCTGTGGTGATAAAGTCCATGTATACGCAGAGATAGAAGGTGGTGAGGTAACTGATTTCAAGCATGAGACTGAAGGCTGTGCGATCTGTACAGCTGCAACATCAATACTGTCAGAAAAAGCTGTAGGCATGGATCTGGACGAAATTTCTGAACTGGATCGAGACTGGATAATCGACGAACTTGGTATCGATGTCTCTCCAATGCGTGTGAAGTGTGCTGTACTTGGTTTGAAGACTTTGCAGGATGCAGTCAGTCAGGATTAAGAAGATTATTCATTGTTTTCTGTATATGACATTGCAAGTAAAAGACTTGGAAGTTTCTGTACCTGAGGAAGATATTGTTCGAGGAGTTTCTCTGGAGGTTAAGCCTGGTGAAATTCATGCTATCATGGGTCCGAATGGTTCAGGAAAATCTACTTTGTGTAAATCATTGATGGGCAACCCGGAATACAATATTGACGGTGGACAGATCCTGGTTGATGGTGAAGACGTGACTGATGAGGAGACGCATGAGAGGGCTCAGGAGGGACTTTTCCTAGGTTTCCAGTACCCGGCAGAAGTTTCAGGTATCAGGGTTTCAGAGTTCTTGAAGGAAGCTGTAGATGCACAAAGAGAGGAAAGAGGAGAGGACCCAATGCCTCAGAGTGAGTTCAATGAGCTTCTCAGAGAGAAACTTGATCTACTGGATATGGAGGAAGACTATGCCCGCAGATACCTGAATGAAGGCTTTTCAGGTGGAGAAAAGAAGAGGAATGAAATCCTTCAGATGGCAGTGCTAGATCCAAAGTACGCAATTCTGGATGAGATCGACTCAGGTCTCGATATTGATGCACTACAGGTTGTAGCCAAAGGAATCAATGCTTTAGCCGACAATGACCGTGGTATCCTCATGATAACTCACTACCAGAGAATCTTGGATCATGTAGAGCCCGATCATGTCCATGTAATGGTTGATGGCAAGATAGTAGAGAGTGGTGGTCCTGAGCTGGCTCATAAGTTGGAAGATGAAGGGTATGAGTGGGCTAAGGAACTGGCTTAGTTTTACTCGGTATCTTCTATTTTGCTGTTTATTTCCTGTATTAGTGGTTTTACTCTTTCTTCTATGAATTCTTCGGCTTCTGTTTCGTCTTCTTTGAGCTGTGTTTCATAATTTATGTCTTTTCTTTTCTGGTAGGCTCTATCAAGTTGTGTGGCTAATTCCGGGCTTTCTAGTACTCTGGACAGTCCTTTGATGGTGCAGAGATGTGTGTTGACCTCGTAGTTCTTGTGGGCTAGTGCTTCCTCTACCTTGTTCTCTGCTGCAAAGTAACCCAATACTATTGCTGCTTGAGGTGTATCGGAGTCCAGAAGGTTTTCTGCTGCTTTCAGCCAGTAGCTTGAGTTCTGGCTTTTTCTTTGAATTATCCTTTCTTTTTCTCTTCTTTTCTTTAGTTTTTCTGCTCCTACTCTCCCTTCTGTACCTTCTTCCATGCATTCTTCTTTCCACTCATCTTCCTTTCTCATTTCTGTTCTCCTCCGTCTTCTATATACTGGTTTATTTCCTCTACTTCTCCGTAGAGTGTCGTAAATCCATCCTTGATTATGGAGTCTGCCAGTTTTGACACTGGTTTTGTGAAGTCTTCCTGGTACTGTTTCTCCGACTTTATCGCCAGCGAGAACTCATGATCGTAGCTTTCTGCTATCTCATGTATCTGGTCTTCCGCTTCTACCCCTGCTTCTTTACATACTATGTAGAGATCTAGGTCGCTGTCAAGTGTGTACTCGCCGTTTGCCGCTGAACCAAAGAGTATTATCTTCTCTAGGTCATCATCTATCTTTCCGATCAACTTCTTCCTGAAGTCAAATACTATGTTCAGTGGATACTTTGGAAGATTATTTAGGCCGTATTGCTTCATTTCATCGTAGAGGAGTTTATTGATGCTTGCTGAAAAGTCAACAGGAACACTCATTCCTATGACGCTGGACTCTCTCGTATCAAGTTTGTAGTACTTGGTCTTACCTTCTGTCTGTATTGTTTTCAGTATTTTTTCATCTCTGAGGTCTTCCAATGCCTTGTAGATAGATGTTATATCTTTTGTGGTTTCTCTTTCCAAATCTTCCGCTGCGTAGCTCTTATCATTGACTGCTAACGTTCTCAGTATCTGTACTTTTGTGTCGGAGTTAAGTACTGTTTCTAGTGTTGCCATGGTATCAGACCTCGTTAACTGAATTAAATTATAATTGCTCGTTGGTCTTTATAAACTATAGCTCTAATTAGAAAAATATTCTATTAAGTGGTTCGCTTTATATAAGATAAAGCCGCAATTAGAATAATGTTATAATTGGTGCTTCAATCTTGCTACGCAAGAAATCCAATTGGTACTGAAGTCAAGTGGGTTTGAAGAACTCTCCGATTTCCTGCCATGGCGCTCTAGTTTCTTCTAGTTGTGTGTCTGGAGGCATGACTTTTCTGTAGTTGCTCCAGGAGTATCTTTTGTCCATGTAGACTATTACTCCTTTATCTTCTTTTGATCTTATGCAGCGTCCGGCTGCTTGTATGGCTCGATTCATGGCGGGGTAAGAGTATCCATAATCCCAGCCCTTTCCGAATCTGTCGTCTAGGAAGTCTATGAGTGCTTTGGTTTCTAGATCTGGTGTTTGAAGTGGTAGTCCAATTACGAATGCTGCTTTTAGCATGTCTCCGGGATAGTCTATTCCTTCTCCGAAGCTGCCAGCTGCTACACCCATCAGTAATCCGTTTCCGTTGTCTGCTTCTTTCTCGAAGTCGTCAAGCAGCTCCTGTTTGCCGTTTTTGTCCATTCTCTGCTCTTCGGCAAATATTCTTCTGTCTGTCTTGTCTCTGAGTTTGTCTCTGACCTGTTTTAATAGGCTGTAGCTTGGGAAGAATGCTGCTGCGTTTCCAGGCACTTCTTCAAGTGATTTGGCGAGGTACCAGGCATATTTCTGCATCATGGAATCATCCCTCTCCTCATATTTCGTCGTTAAAGTAGGGATTACTAGTTCTCTCTTGTTTTCGGCAGGGAATGGAGATCCGAACTCTTTCGTCCTCGTCAGGTTTTCCTCCAGTCCGAGAAGATCTACATACATAGTGGGAGGGGTCAGAGTCCCTGACATCAGCAAGCTGGAGTGAGAAGCGTTTAGCGGAGTCTTGGTCGATACCTGTGGGTCAAGACAGCTGTACTGGATTTTGATATCTCCTCTGTCTCTTTTTATACACCTCACAAATCCCTGGTCTTTTCCTTTCCAGCGATCCAGTGCTTCCTCCAGTCTACGGCAGTGACTTTGCTCCTGCTCTTCCTCAGCCTCATCAGCTATCGCGTCCATGTCGATAATCATTTCCTCGAAGCTATGGAAAGAATCAACCATTCCGATCAGGTCGTCCTTGCTGATTTCTGCCTCGTAGTCCTCTTGGCTAAGTTCTTTCCTGCTCATCCGCTCGATCTCCTTCCTGAACTGCTCCAGGTTCTCCTGCTCAGGATAGAAGCCAAATCTCTCTGCCTCGGTAATACATCTATTCAGTAGAGGTGTCGATATAGTAGCCGAGAATAGGCTACGCGTCCTGGACGGCAGGTTATGTGCCTCATCTACGATTATGATTGAGTCTTCAAGCTGGGTTTCCGCCTTTTCCAATACGATATCTCTGACTCCTGGGTGGAATACGTGGAAGTAGTCTCCAATTATCAGATCTGCCTCTTTCGTCATATGGAGCAGTATCTGGTATGGACAGACTTCTCGGCATTTTCTCTTAACTTCTTCAGCCGTCAGGTTCTGATGCTTCAGTGAATTCAATTTTTGCCGTGCTTTCTGAGTCAATTGGTGGTTCTGTAGAGTCTCTGAATGTCTTGGGCAGTCAGGTCCTTGTCCAGCCCGTGTTGAAGCATCTGCTTCGCAGATATGGTCTTTTCCGATGAGATCTACTGTTATCAGGTTTTCATCGTGTCTATCATTTATTTTCTTGACTGTTTCCAGTGCAATCTGGTGTTGGCTGTTTCTTGGAGTCAGGAAGAATACTTTCTGGTCGTTGCGCAGTCTTTCCTCGAGTGCTGGTGTTATACTGCCTGCTGTCTTTCCTAGACCGGTAGGGGCGTGTGTTACGAGGTTTTCCCCATTCTCCATTACTTCTTCAGCTATTTCAACCATTTCTTCCTGTTTATCTCTTTTCTCTGGGAATGGGAACAGATCCATGGAAAACTGGTGTGCGGGAATTAATAAAAAACGGTTTAAGGCTGGGGTCTTGGATGTGTTTCATGGGTTTCCACAGTGTTGAGGCAATCGAGGATGCGGTTGAACGCACAAAGGATATAGTACTGCCTTTTGACCTTCTGACATGGACAAAGCTAGCAGTAATAATACTTTTCCTAGGAGGTGCAGGTTTCTCAACCTTCTTCTTCAACTTCCCGTTCACGACTTTTACCGGTTTTGAGGAATCAAGCACCAGCATCCAAAGTCCTACTGGTTTTGAATCAGCCTTCCAGGCGCAGACAGGTAGTCCTGAACTTGTAATGCCGGCACTGGGTATAGGAATGTTTGTGATCAGTGTCGCAGCTATAGGCTTGATAATAGCGATGTACCCCAATTCTCTGGCAGAATTCGTCATGTTTGGGAGTGTTGAATCGAGAGATGTCCAGTTAAGAGATAATATTTCGAGTTATTTCGTTGATGCTGTGAAGTATTCTCTCTTCAAGGCAGTCTACGGGTTATTGGTTGTAGGATTACTTATTGCTTGGCTTGGAAGCTTTGCAGTGCAGCCAATAATTGGTTTGCTTTTGACAGCAGTTTTCATACCTTTAATGATTCTGGTAATGGTATTTGGCGTTTTGGTCCATGATTTTGTCCTTCTTAAAATTATAAGAGGTCAGAAAGGATTTATTGAGGCTGTTCAGAGTGTTTTCAGAACTGTAAGAGTTGAATGGCGTGAGGTTGGAGTTTATATCGTCGTTAGAGTAGTTATTTCCTGGGCAGTAGGTTTGATGTCTTTAACTGTAATTGGCTCAGTTTCTCTACTCTTTATCCTGGTTTTTGGAGTGTTAATGCTTGTTTTAGGATTGTTTAGCCCTATTTTGGCGGCTGTACCGGCGTTGTTAGGTTTAATTCTGTGGGTTATAACATTGCTGTACTTGGTGGTTCCGTTCAGAACCTATATGTTTAGTTTCTTTGTAGAAGTCTATATGAGGATTTTTGAGTAGTTTTTAGAAGCTTTGGAGGCTGGTCTGCCTTCCTTCTAATATCTTTGACTTGTTCTTTATCCTGTTGTAGAGGAACTTGAACTGGTTTCCGATTCTGAACTTCACATTTTCAAAATTTTCAACTATTTCTCCATCGTTGAAGCTGTTTCTGACGGTTTCCCTTATCACCCAGACTCCGAGAGGCGCCCAGTACTCTGGTTTAACCTCTCTGATTACAAGGGCTTTTGCCTGTCTCTTTCTACTTCTTAGGTGTTCCATTATACCGAGTCTTGTTGCGTAAAAGGCGCCTGCAGTCTCTTCGGCATAATCAGTCCTTCCAGAATAGGATTCATAGTTCTGGGCTATGTATGTGTTTGCTGCGGCATTCCAGACAGAGCCTGGACGCTTCAACTCCATCAATTCGTACTCCCATCGACCGGGGATTAGGAAAATATGGAATTCGTTGCCCATGTACTCGTTGTTGTAGTATTCGATTTGTCCGAGCTCCTGGTAGTCCTTTATCGTCTTATCCCGAATATTTTTTGAAATAATGTCGTCTGTAGCAGTTATACTCCATCTAGTTGGCACTAGCTCTCTACTGCTTTCCTCTCCGAGCATTCCGGCTGTGAAGCTCTGCTGGATCTTGTAATTATCAATTCCTTTGCCGTGTAACTCTTTGACAGCGGTCTCGGCTTTTGCATCGGTGTCGTAGAACATTTTTTCAACTTTTCTCTCCACAGAAGGATTCTCACCGAGGATAAATTCTTCTACATTTCCTGATGCGGAGACAGGTTTTACTCTCCCTCCTGATATATTTGCTCCAGGCTTCTTCTCTAACTCGACTTCTACATCAACAGGTTTCCGAGCCATTGCTACTTCTTGAGTATGAGACAGGAAATTATCTTTCTCATCTACTTTAAACTTTTTCTTAGAATTTACCAGTGATGTCCTTAGAGAAGCAACTTTTTCAATACTGAAGCCTTCACTGTACCAGTTCTTAGGAGAGTCCATCATTTCTGGGTTGGCGAGATGTTGTGGGGATAGTATTCCGGTGTTGACTTTGGGGTAGTTGTGGCTTCCGACGAATATACTGGGTGTTTTGCCCTGAAAATGTTTTTTCCGGTTGCTGGACGGCATCACTCGCTCCAACTTCCTTTTTGCCTCTTTCTCGGAGACACCTTTTGCGAGTTTGCCGTATCCCATAGTCGGATAATGTTGCTCAAATCATAAGAACACAATGAAGTAAGGAGGAATCAAATTTCCCTCTAAGTCTGTTATCCTATCTTCCAGTGAGGGTTTTTCTCATCTTTAATCCCTACTATTTCTTCGAGAACTGATTTCTCTCCTTCTGATAAGAGGTCTTCTAGTTCCTGTAGTCGTTCGTAGTCTTTTTGGGTTACATCTGTGAGCATGACTTGGCTTTTTTCTAGGTCTCTGCCGATTGTTGGTCCTTGAATTGAAGCTGCGACCTGGCTTCCGCGTTCTGCTTCTTCTATCTTCTCGTTTTCTTCCTGTATGGATTTCAGGGTGCCGATTCTCTCTCCGTTTTCGTCCATAAGTGTGCAGCCTGGTGTTAGGACGCCTTCGAGTACTTTGACTCCTATTACTGCTGGATCGTTTTTTCTGAATACGTGGTCGGGCATTGCCTGGATTTTGGCTGGTCTTGTGACTGCTTTCAAAGCTTTCTGTCTTTGATCTTTTTTCAAGGCGTTTTTCCAGGTGTTGTAGTTGTCGATTATTTCGTATATTACATCGCTTTGGAATACTTCGATTCCTTTTTCTCGAGCCAATTTTTTGGCTTGTTCTGTTATGTCTGTGTTGAATCCGAATACGGCTCTGAGTTCTGGTTCTTCGTTTTCTAGTTTGACTATGTCGCTTTTGGTTATTTTTCCGACCTCTGCTTTTTGTACTAGTATTTCTGCTTCTTCTACTTCTCTCATTATTGCTTCTAGGCTTCCAAGGCTGTCTGCTTTTACTACTACTCCTTCTTTGTGTGTCTGGAAGCTGGTTGTTTCTAGTTCTTCTTCTACTTCTTTCTTGGCGTCTTCTAGTTCTTCTTCACTGGCTATTCTGATTGGTGATCCTGAGATTACGCCTTCTAGGTCCTGTCCTGATATTTTTACTCCTGCTGCAGGCGTTACTTCATCTACTTCCTCGTACTGTTTGTCGAGGCGGATCTCTTTGAGTGGGCGTGGTTCGAGAAGTGCTTTGATGTCTGTTGTTTTGACTCCTTCGCTTGTGCCGTATACAAGCTTGTTTTCTTTTCGCGCGATCCCGTCGTAGATTATTACATCGATTGTGGTGCCGAGTCCTTTCTGTTCTGTTACTTCTAGGACTGTGCCTTTACCCATTCCTTCTTTGATTTCGAGTTGGTCGGCTAGGTAGTTCTGGCTTAGTCCTGAGAGAACCATTAGGAGTTCGGGTATTCCTTCACCTGTCTCTGCGCTGGTTGGTACCATCGCTACTTTTTCCTGGAAGTTGTCCACTCTGTCGAACCGATCTGCTACTATGTCGTATTCGTTGAGTTCGCCCATCATCTCGTATATTTTTTCGTCTAGTTTTTGCTGTAGCTTGTCGCTTTGGTTGTTGATGTTTCGTGTGAAGTATTCGTCTTCGCTTTGCCAGCCATGCAGCTTGTCGACCTTGTTCAGTGCAACTACAAATGGTGTATGGCTTTCCTGAAGTATCTTAATAGCCTCTTCTGTCTGTGGCTGCACTCCGTTTTCGATATCAATTACCAGTACTGCGATGTCAGATATACTGCCTCCACGCTTCCTCAAGCTTGAGAATGCTGCGTGACCTGGAGTATCAATGAACAGTAGGCCAGGTATCGTGAGGTCGGTGTCTAAGCTGTTTAGTAGTTCTCCACAGACTTCTTCAACTGTTTGGAGTGGTACCTCGGTTGCTCCGATCATCTGTGTGATGCCGCCAGCCTCACCTTCTACAATCCGTGATTCTCTGATCTGGTCCAGAAGTGTAGTCTTTCCTGAGTCGACATGTCCGAGGACTGATAGAATTGGTTGACGCGGCATACTGGATTCACCTAAACAAGAAAAATTGTTTGAAAAGTTAAATACTTCGTTAAATTAGAAAGTGGAAAGAAGAAGAGTTAGTTACTCTTCTTTCTGGTATTCGTGGCTTCTGTCTTTTTCGTGGTTCTTTTCGCACTTTGAAGAGCAGAAGTAGAGTTTTTCTCCGGAATTTAAGACCAGCATTTTTCCGTCGGTCTTGCTTAGTTGGTCTCCGCAGTAGTCACATTCTACCATTTAGAGATCACCCTTCCATCTCCGTTTCTTTGATGTGGACTATGTCGTCTTCACGGATTGGTCCTCGAGAGTTTCTGACTAGAATCTTTCCTTCTTCGTTGCCTTCTATTACTCGGCATCGGACCTTACGGACTGTTCGGTGTCCTGTGTCGTCCATGACTTCTATTACTTTTGCTGCTACCATTACTGGAACTCACCTTTGAGTTCCTGGTGATCCAGAAAATCTTTGATTTTTGTCATTTTTTAGCACCTAGAGTTTTTTACTCCTCTTCTTCTTCGTCTTCTTCTGAGTCGAGGAGTTCTCTTGCTTTGCTTGCTACATCTTCGACTTCGTCTTCTGCGTTTCCTGTCTGTGTAATTGCGATTGCCGCGCTTTGGACGTTGATTCCTGCTGCAAGCCCTAGTTCTTCTTTGTCGGGTACGAATGTGTAGTCTGCGTCTCTCTCACTGGCTAGTGCAGGGATGTGCATTACAATTTCCTGTGGGGATACATTTCCTGCGATGACAACCAGTTCGGCGTTGTTTCTTTCGATTGCCTTGGTTACTTCGTTTGTTCCGACTACAACTTTGCCTGTGTCGGCGGCTGTTTCAACTGTATTATAGGTTTTTTCTGCTAGTGACTCGTTTGGTTCGAATTCTTGAAAGCTCATTGTTAATTTAACACCTTTCACAAAAACCTTGGATCATCAAGGGATATAATCAACTAAATGGAAAGAACTTTTTTATACCACATTAAGGAAATG from Candidatus Nanohalobium constans includes these protein-coding regions:
- a CDS encoding nucleotidyltransferase domain-containing protein, which codes for MATLETVLNSDTKVQILRTLAVNDKSYAAEDLERETTKDITSIYKALEDLRDEKILKTIQTEGKTKYYKLDTRESSVIGMSVPVDFSASINKLLYDEMKQYGLNNLPKYPLNIVFDFRKKLIGKIDDDLEKIILFGSAANGEYTLDSDLDLYIVCKEAGVEAEDQIHEIAESYDHEFSLAIKSEKQYQEDFTKPVSKLADSIIKDGFTTLYGEVEEINQYIEDGGEQK
- a CDS encoding DUF7544 domain-containing protein yields the protein MGFHSVEAIEDAVERTKDIVLPFDLLTWTKLAVIILFLGGAGFSTFFFNFPFTTFTGFEESSTSIQSPTGFESAFQAQTGSPELVMPALGIGMFVISVAAIGLIIAMYPNSLAEFVMFGSVESRDVQLRDNISSYFVDAVKYSLFKAVYGLLVVGLLIAWLGSFAVQPIIGLLLTAVFIPLMILVMVFGVLVHDFVLLKIIRGQKGFIEAVQSVFRTVRVEWREVGVYIVVRVVISWAVGLMSLTVIGSVSLLFILVFGVLMLVLGLFSPILAAVPALLGLILWVITLLYLVVPFRTYMFSFFVEVYMRIFE
- a CDS encoding Nre family DNA repair protein, coding for MGYGKLAKGVSEKEAKRKLERVMPSSNRKKHFQGKTPSIFVGSHNYPKVNTGILSPQHLANPEMMDSPKNWYSEGFSIEKVASLRTSLVNSKKKFKVDEKDNFLSHTQEVAMARKPVDVEVELEKKPGANISGGRVKPVSASGNVEEFILGENPSVERKVEKMFYDTDAKAETAVKELHGKGIDNYKIQQSFTAGMLGEESSRELVPTRWSITATDDIISKNIRDKTIKDYQELGQIEYYNNEYMGNEFHIFLIPGRWEYELMELKRPGSVWNAAANTYIAQNYESYSGRTDYAEETAGAFYATRLGIMEHLRSRKRQAKALVIREVKPEYWAPLGVWVIRETVRNSFNDGEIVENFENVKFRIGNQFKFLYNRIKNKSKILEGRQTSLQSF
- a CDS encoding HEPN domain-containing protein, encoding MRKEDEWKEECMEEGTEGRVGAEKLKKRREKERIIQRKSQNSSYWLKAAENLLDSDTPQAAIVLGYFAAENKVEEALAHKNYEVNTHLCTIKGLSRVLESPELATQLDRAYQKRKDINYETQLKEDETEAEEFIEERVKPLIQEINSKIEDTE
- a CDS encoding iron-sulfur cluster assembly scaffold protein; translated protein: MYREEIMDHYKRPRNTGKLDTEYEAEGENASCGDKVHVYAEIEGGEVTDFKHETEGCAICTAATSILSEKAVGMDLDEISELDRDWIIDELGIDVSPMRVKCAVLGLKTLQDAVSQD
- the sufC gene encoding Fe-S cluster assembly ATPase SufC produces the protein MTLQVKDLEVSVPEEDIVRGVSLEVKPGEIHAIMGPNGSGKSTLCKSLMGNPEYNIDGGQILVDGEDVTDEETHERAQEGLFLGFQYPAEVSGIRVSEFLKEAVDAQREERGEDPMPQSEFNELLREKLDLLDMEEDYARRYLNEGFSGGEKKRNEILQMAVLDPKYAILDEIDSGLDIDALQVVAKGINALADNDRGILMITHYQRILDHVEPDHVHVMVDGKIVESGGPELAHKLEDEGYEWAKELA
- a CDS encoding aminotransferase class V-fold PLP-dependent enzyme, with product MNPEKIRKDFPIFQQRKNLVYLDNAATSQKPEKVTQAITNFYQENNSNVGRGLYDLANDATKEYRDARKIVSDFIGASRSEIVYVRNTTEAENLLAHSLEFEGDIVLSEMAHHSEQLPWRRKAEKEGKSVEYLETEEGKISTRSIEEKIDQDTGLVAVSHISNVFGAENHVDEIVDVAHENDALVVLDAAQSAPHMPLDVEELGVDFLCFSGHKMLGPSSIGVLYGRRELLQDMEPYQVGGGMIKSVQKNNVAYEDAPEKFEAGTENVAGAVVLAAAIEYLEEVGMEEIYSHDKELAGIMIEELKQIEGVNVLSPDDASLVSFTADWAHPHDIAEVLNQHGVAVRAGNHCAQPQMEELGITGTTRASPYLYNTEEDVEKFLEAVKDAKEAFEV
- the rps28e gene encoding 30S ribosomal protein S28e (the function of S28E in the ribosome is unknown but the structure shows a variants OB-fold that is found in nucleic acid-binding proteins); translated protein: MVAAKVIEVMDDTGHRTVRKVRCRVIEGNEEGKILVRNSRGPIREDDIVHIKETEMEG
- a CDS encoding ATP-dependent DNA helicase, translating into MDLFPFPEKRDKQEEMVEIAEEVMENGENLVTHAPTGLGKTAGSITPALEERLRNDQKVFFLTPRNSQHQIALETVKKINDRHDENLITVDLIGKDHICEADASTRAGQGPDCPRHSETLQNHQLTQKARQKLNSLKHQNLTAEEVKRKCREVCPYQILLHMTKEADLIIGDYFHVFHPGVRDIVLEKAETQLEDSIIIVDEAHNLPSRTRSLFSATISTPLLNRCITEAERFGFYPEQENLEQFRKEIERMSRKELSQEDYEAEISKDDLIGMVDSFHSFEEMIIDMDAIADEAEEEQEQSHCRRLEEALDRWKGKDQGFVRCIKRDRGDIKIQYSCLDPQVSTKTPLNASHSSLLMSGTLTPPTMYVDLLGLEENLTRTKEFGSPFPAENKRELVIPTLTTKYEERDDSMMQKYAWYLAKSLEEVPGNAAAFFPSYSLLKQVRDKLRDKTDRRIFAEEQRMDKNGKQELLDDFEKEADNGNGLLMGVAAGSFGEGIDYPGDMLKAAFVIGLPLQTPDLETKALIDFLDDRFGKGWDYGYSYPAMNRAIQAAGRCIRSKEDKGVIVYMDKRYSWSNYRKVMPPDTQLEETRAPWQEIGEFFKPT
- a CDS encoding ribosomal L7Ae/L30e/S12e/Gadd45 family protein, whose protein sequence is MSFQEFEPNESLAEKTYNTVETAADTGKVVVGTNEVTKAIERNNAELVVIAGNVSPQEIVMHIPALASERDADYTFVPDKEELGLAAGINVQSAAIAITQTGNAEDEVEDVASKARELLDSEEDEEEEE
- the infB gene encoding translation initiation factor IF-2, giving the protein MPRQPILSVLGHVDSGKTTLLDQIRESRIVEGEAGGITQMIGATEVPLQTVEEVCGELLNSLDTDLTIPGLLFIDTPGHAAFSSLRKRGGSISDIAVLVIDIENGVQPQTEEAIKILQESHTPFVVALNKVDKLHGWQSEDEYFTRNINNQSDKLQQKLDEKIYEMMGELNEYDIVADRFDRVDNFQEKVAMVPTSAETGEGIPELLMVLSGLSQNYLADQLEIKEGMGKGTVLEVTEQKGLGTTIDVIIYDGIARKENKLVYGTSEGVKTTDIKALLEPRPLKEIRLDKQYEEVDEVTPAAGVKISGQDLEGVISGSPIRIASEEELEDAKKEVEEELETTSFQTHKEGVVVKADSLGSLEAIMREVEEAEILVQKAEVGKITKSDIVKLENEEPELRAVFGFNTDITEQAKKLAREKGIEVFQSDVIYEIIDNYNTWKNALKKDQRQKALKAVTRPAKIQAMPDHVFRKNDPAVIGVKVLEGVLTPGCTLMDENGERIGTLKSIQEENEKIEEAERGSQVAASIQGPTIGRDLEKSQVMLTDVTQKDYERLQELEDLLSEGEKSVLEEIVGIKDEKNPHWKIG
- a CDS encoding 50S ribosomal protein L24e, yielding MVECDYCGDQLSKTDGKMLVLNSGEKLYFCSSKCEKNHEKDRSHEYQKEE